The Lentisphaerota bacterium genome includes a region encoding these proteins:
- the ugpC gene encoding sn-glycerol-3-phosphate ABC transporter ATP-binding protein UgpC, with amino-acid sequence MAQVTLKHVDKIYPGGVKAVADFNLEIRNGEFVVLVGPSGCGKSTLLRMVAGLEEITEGTIQIGERVVNDVPPKDRDIAMVFQNYALYPHMTVRENMAFGLKLRKFPKQEIESRVGEAAAILGLGELLDRRPKALSGGQRQRVAVGRAIVRKPEVFLFDEPLSNLDAKMRAQMRVEISRLHQQIGATMIYVTHDQIEAMTMGERIVVMKDGVAQQIDNPMRMYDFPANRFVASFIGTPQMNFFDARIRSVGGSLVVEGPGDSRLPVLETQRSALAAYRDKPVILGLRPEDIGSTAAEQLAGAPRMRAKVEIIEPMGAESYVHFDLGGTPFISRVDAHVKFQIGQVAELAVFIGKAHFFDPQTECRIETASSDGCALK; translated from the coding sequence ATGGCGCAAGTCACACTCAAGCATGTCGACAAGATTTATCCGGGCGGCGTCAAGGCCGTGGCGGATTTCAATCTGGAAATCCGTAACGGCGAATTCGTCGTGCTGGTCGGCCCCTCTGGATGCGGTAAATCAACCTTGCTCCGCATGGTGGCGGGGTTGGAGGAAATCACAGAGGGGACGATTCAGATCGGCGAGCGCGTGGTTAACGACGTTCCGCCGAAGGATCGCGACATCGCCATGGTTTTCCAGAACTACGCGCTCTATCCGCACATGACCGTGCGCGAGAACATGGCCTTCGGACTGAAACTGCGCAAGTTTCCCAAACAGGAGATCGAATCGCGCGTCGGGGAAGCGGCGGCAATCTTGGGACTCGGCGAGTTGCTTGATCGCCGTCCCAAGGCGCTTTCGGGCGGACAGCGCCAGCGCGTGGCGGTCGGCCGGGCCATTGTGCGTAAACCCGAAGTCTTTCTTTTCGACGAACCGCTGTCGAATCTCGACGCCAAAATGCGCGCCCAGATGCGTGTGGAGATCAGCCGCCTTCACCAGCAGATCGGCGCAACCATGATCTACGTGACGCATGACCAAATCGAGGCCATGACGATGGGTGAACGCATCGTGGTCATGAAGGATGGCGTCGCACAACAGATTGACAATCCGATGCGAATGTACGATTTCCCTGCCAACCGGTTTGTTGCCAGTTTTATCGGCACCCCGCAAATGAATTTCTTCGACGCGCGGATTCGTTCCGTGGGCGGGAGCCTGGTCGTTGAGGGGCCCGGGGATTCCCGGCTGCCCGTGCTGGAAACCCAGCGTTCAGCGCTGGCCGCCTATCGCGACAAACCGGTGATTCTGGGCCTGCGTCCCGAGGATATCGGCTCGACCGCTGCAGAGCAACTGGCGGGTGCGCCGCGAATGCGGGCCAAGGTTGAGATCATCGAGCCGATGGGAGCGGAATCTTACGTTCATTTCGATCTTGGCGGAACACCTTTCATCAGCCGCGTGGATGCCCATGTTAAATTCCAGATCGGGCAGGTCGCCGAGCTTGCTGTCTTTATCGGCAAAGCTCACTTTTTTGACCCCCAAACAGAATGTCGAATCGAAACCGCCTCCAGTGATGGATGCGCTTTGAAATGA